One part of the Vicia villosa cultivar HV-30 ecotype Madison, WI linkage group LG6, Vvil1.0, whole genome shotgun sequence genome encodes these proteins:
- the LOC131610242 gene encoding cell division cycle protein 48 homolog: MANQPESSDKGAKRDFSTAILERKKAPNRLVVDEAVNDDNSVVALHPETMEKLQLFRGDTILIKGKKRKDTICIALADDTCEEPKIRMNKVVRNNLRVRLGDVVSVHQCADVKYGKRVHILPVDDTIEGVTGNLFDAYLKPYFLEAYRPVRKGDFFLVRGGMRSVEFKVIETDPHEYCVVAPDTEIFCEGEPIKREDENRLDEVGYDDVGGVRKQMAQIRELVELPLRHPQLFKSIGVKPPKGILLYGPPGSGKTLIARAVANETGAFFFCINGPEIMSKLAGESESNLRKAFEEAEKNAPSIIFIDEIDSIAPKREKTHGEVERRIVSQLLTLMDGLKSRAHVIVMGATNRPNSIDPALRRFGRFDREIDIGVPDEIGRLEVLRIHTKNMKLAEDVDLEKIAKETHGYVGADLAALCTEAALQCIREKMDVIDLEDETIDAEILNSMAVTNEHFATALGSSNPSALRETVVEVPNCSWEDIGGLENVKRELQETVQYPVEHPEKFEKFGMSPSKGVLFYGPPGCGKTLLAKAIANECQANFISIKGPELLTMWFGESEANVREIFDKARGSAPCVLFFDELDSIATQRGSSVGDAGGAADRVLNQLLTEMDGMSAKKTVFIIGATNRPDIIDPALLRPGRLDQLIYIPLPDEDSRHQIFKACLRKSPISKDVDIRALAKYTQGFSGADITEICQRACKYAIRENIEKDIEKERKRSENPEAMEEDVDDEVAEIKAAHFEESMKYARRSVSDADIRKYQAFAQTLQQSRGFGTEFRFADSGSSGAAATGASDPFTSAGGADDDDLYS, encoded by the exons ATGGCGAACCAACCTGAATCCTCCGA TAAGGGAGCAAAGAGGGATTTTAGCACTGCCATCCTGGAACGTAAAAAAGCTCCTAATCGTTTGGTTGTTGACGAAGCTGTCAATGATGATAACTCCGTTGTAGCTCTTCATCCCGAGACGATGGAGAAGCTTCAACTCTTTCGCGGTGACACTATCTTGATCAAG GGTAAGAAAAGGAAGGATACTATCTGTATTGCACTTGCTGATGACACATGCGAGGAACCGAAAATAAGAATGAACAAGGTTGTGAGAAACAATCTTAGGGTTAGGCTTGGAGATGTTGTTTCGGTGCATCAATGTGCTGATGTCAAGTATGGGAAGAGAGTTCACATTCTTCCTGTGGATGATACTATTGAAGGAGTCACAGGGAATCTCTTTGATGCTTACTTGAAAC CTTATTTCCTTGAGGCATATAGACCAGTGAGGAAGGGTGACTTCTTCCTTGTGAGAGGGGGGATGAGAAGTGTAGAATTCAAGGTCATTGAAACTGATCCACACGAGTACTGTGTTGTTGCCCCTGACACAGAGATCTTCTGTGAAGGAGAGCCAATTAAAAGGGAAGATGAGAATCGATTGGACGAGGTTGGTTATGATGATGTTGGTGGTGTAAGAAAGCAGATGGCACAGATTAGGGAACTGGTGGAACTGCCTCTGAGGCACCCTCAGTTATTCAAGTCTATTGGTGTCAAGCCACCAAAAGGGATTCTATTGTATGGACCCCCTGGATCTGGAAAGACTTTAATTGCCCGAGCAGTTGCAAATGAAACAGGTGCCTTCTTTTTCTGCATTAATGGCCCTGAGATAATGTCTAAACTCGCTGGTGAGAGTGAAAGCAATCTAAGGAAGGCATTTGAGGAAGCAGAGAAGAATGCACCATCCATCATCTTTATTGATGAGATAGATTCCATAGCTCCTAAGCGAGAGAAAACTCACGGTGAAGTTGAGAGGAGGATTGTTTCCCAGCTTTTGACTCTCATGGACGGTCTTAAATCACGCGCACATGTGATTGTTATGGGAGCCACAAATAGGCCCAATAGCATTGACCCTGCACTTAGGAGGTTTGGAAGGTTTGATAGGGAGATTGATATTGGTGTTCCAGATGAAATTGGGCGTCTTGAGGTTCTTCGAATTCATACAAAGAATATGAAACTTGCTGAAGAT GTTGATTTAGAAAAGATTGCTAAGGAAACACATGGTTATGTTGGTGCTGATTTAGCTGCATTGTGTACTGAAGCAGCCCTTCAATGCATCAGAGAAAAAATGGATGTGATTGACTTGGAAGACGAGACTATTGATGCCGAAATATTGAACTCCATGGCAGTGACAAATGAGCATTTTGCTACTGCTCTTGGATCAAGCAATCCTTCTGCTCTCCGTGAAACG GTTGTTGAAGTGCCTAATTGCAGCTGGGAAGATATTGGTGGTCTTGAAAATGTTAAGAGGGAACTCCAGGAG ACTGTTCAATATCCAGTGGAACACCCTGAAAAGTTTGAGAAGTTTGGAATGTCTCCTTCAAAGGGAGTTCTTTTCTATGGTCCTCCAGGTTGTGGTAAAACACTTTTGGCAAAAGCTATTGCCAATGAATGCCAGGCAAACTTCATCAGTATCAAAGGTCCTGAGCTGCTCACTATGTGGTTTGGAGAGAGTGAGGCAAATGTGAGGGAAATTTTTGACAAGGCTCGTGGTTCTGCTCCATGTGTCCTATTCTTTGACGAACTTGACTCCATTGCAACTCAG AGAGGTAGTAGTGTAGGAGATGCTGGTGGTGCTGCTGACAGGGTTTTGAACCAGCTGCTAACAGAAATGGACGGGATGTCAGCAAAGAAAACCGTGTTCATCATTGGAGCCACTAACCGACCTGACATTATAGATCCAGCTCTTTTGCGTCCAGGGCGTCTAGACCAGTTGATTTATATCCCTCTCCCAGATGAAGATTCCCGTCATCAGATATTTAAAGCTTGCTTGAGAAAATCCCCCATCTCAAAAGATGTTGATATTAGAGCTCTTGCAAAGTACACCCAAGGCTTTAGTGGTGCTGATATTACTGAGATTTGCCAGCGTGCATGCAAGTATGCCATTAGAGAGAATATTGAAAAG GACATTGaaaaagagaggaagagaagcgAGAACCCCGAGGCCATGGAAGAGGATGTTGATGATGAAGTAGCGGAAATTAAGGCAGCTCAttttgaggaatcaatgaagtaTGCCCGAAGGAGTGTAAGTGACGCCGACATCCGCAAATACCAGGCATTCGCCCAAACATTGCAGCAATCCAGAGGGTTTGGAACTGAGTTTAGGTTTGCAGATTCCGGCTCCAGCGGTGCTGCTGCTACAGGTGCATCTGATCCATTTACATCTGCTGGCGGAGCTGATGATGATGATCTTTACAGTTAG
- the LOC131610241 gene encoding membrane magnesium transporter-like, with the protein MALALTVGVFGALVLFHAAYSTIQYKSLLKITEEEFSGPPFNVVIELFVGLLLCFWAALTVPGKFLSIHPQSDENRIVSLPANLDFMIFNHRGKVFPLETDLKLKH; encoded by the exons ATGGCTCTAGCTTTAACTGTTGGGGTTTTCGGTGCTCTCGTTCTTTTTCACGCCGCCTATTCCACCATCCAGT ATAAGAGCTTGTTGAAGATTACTGAAGAAGAGTTTTCAGGACCTCCTTTTAat GTGGTGATTGAACTGTTTGTTGGATTGTTGCTTTGTTTCTGGGCTGCTCTTACTGTGCCTGGGAAGTTTTTGTCCATACACCCACAATCTGATGAAAACAG GATTGTTTCTTTACCTGCCAACCTAGACTTCATGATCTTCAACCACCGAGGCAAAGTTTTCCCCCTGGAAACTGATTTGAAGCTGAAACACTAA
- the LOC131612567 gene encoding auxin-responsive protein SAUR71-like: MEVTKKLKLKSLISKVLKGVLFLERSKAYARRCDYVRVRSIGDDDDSESEERATRVPEGYFVVVAMHGEERKRFVLRLEYLRDARFMKLLEEAKEEFGYEQEGAIAVPCRPQELEKIIENRHNATL, from the coding sequence ATGGAAGTTACAAAGAAGTTGAAGCTAAAGAGTTTGATATCAAAGGTGCTAAAGGGTGTTCTTTTTTTGGAAAGAAGTAAAGCGTATGCAAGAAGATGTGATTATGTGAGAGTTAGAAGcattggtgatgatgatgatagtgagAGTGAAGAAAGAGCAACAAGAGTGCCTGAAGGTTATTTTGTTGTTGTAGCAATGCATGgtgaagaaagaaagagatttgttCTTAGGTTGGAATATTTAAGAGATGCTCGATTCATGAAACTGTTGGAGGAAGCTAAGGAAGAGTTTGGTTATGAACAAGAGGGTGCTATTGCTGTTCCTTGTAGGCCTCAAGAGCTTGAAAAGATTATAGAGAATAGGCACAATGCCACTTTGTAA